The DNA region AATGCAGATGATAGAACTATGGCTCATAAACCAAAAGTTAGCTCATTTGGATTAGTGCCAAATAAACTTGATAGAGTATTTAGTAAAGAGATTGAAGATATTTTAAATACTGCATTAAAAAATGCAAGACCTGGAATATTTAAAAATAGTAAAATTTTAGAAGATGAAATTAGAAAAGTAGTAAGAAAACATTGCATTAGAAAATATAAAAAATATCCAATGATTGTGCCTACTATTTTTGTTCAGTAAGGAAAGATATGAATTATAAAGAGCTTGCAAAAGAGGTTTTATTAACTGAAGCAAATGAGTTGGAAATTGCTGCACAAAAGTTAGATAATGATGAAATTGATTTTGAAAAGGTAGTTGATCTAATTGTAAACTGTAAAGGGAAACTAATAGTAACTGGTGTGGGAAAATCAGGTTTAGTTGGAACAAAAATAGCAGCAACTTTAGCAAGCACAGGTACAAGTTCTTTTTTTCTTCATCCTACTGAAGCAATGCATGGCGATTTAGGGATGATTGGAAAAGAGGACATTGTTTTAGGAATTTCTTATAGTGGTGAAAGTGAAGAACTTATCCAAATTCTTCCTCACCTTAAAAGATTTGATATTCCTTTGATTGCGATGGCAAGACATAAAGAATCAACACTTGGAAAATATGCTGATTTTTTTATAAATATAAATGTTACAAAAGAAGCATGCCCTTTAGATACTGCACCAACTTCTTCTACTACATTGACAATGGCAATGGGAGATGTCTTGGCTGTATGTCTTATGAAAAAAAGAGAATTTAAAAAAGAGGATTTTGCTTCCTTTCATCCTGGTGGAAGCTTAGGTAAACAACTTTTTGTAAAAGTTGATGATTTATTAAGAAAAGAGAATCTTCCTGTAGTTTCACGTGAAACAAAACTTAAAGATGCAATTGTAACAATGAGTGAAGGTAGAATTGGGAGTGTTATTGTAGTTGATGAAAATCAAAAAGTTATAGCCCTTTTAAGTGATGGAGATTTAAGAAGAGCACTAATGAGTGATGACTTTTCTTTAGATTGCTCTATTGAAAAAGTTGCAACAAAAAATCCAAAGTTAATAAATGACAAAAATTTATTGGCTAGTGATGCATTACATATAATAGAAGATTATAAAATACAACTTCTTATTGTAGTTGATAGTAGTGAAAACTTAGTTGGAGTTTTACACATACATGACTTAATTGAAGCTGGTATAAAATAAGGAAAATCATGCCAACTGAAAATAAAAAAAATGAAACAGTAGAGTTAATAAGACTTAATAAATTTCTTTCTCATAATAGCAAATATTCAAGAAGAGAAGCAGATAAACTTATTGAAGATGGAAGAGTTAGTGTAAACTCTAAAGTTGTAAAAAATCTAGCAACTAAAGTTACAGAAAATGATCTAGTAAAAATAGATAAACAAGTTATTAAAATAGATAAAGAAAGAATGTACACTGTAATTGTATATAATAAACCAAAAGGTGAATTAGTTACAAAAAATGATCCTCAAGGTAGAAGGACTATTTATCATACTTTGGGAAGCAAATATAAACATTACTTGCCAATAGGAAGACTTGATTATGCAAGTGAAGGTGTAATTTTATTATCTGATAGTGTAGATGTTGTAAATGCATTAATGCACTCTAATTTAGAAAGAGTTTATAAATTAAAAGTTGATGGTGAAATAAATTACAAAGTCGAGGAAGCCATGAAAAATGGTTTAGATTTAGATGATGCAACATTAGGCGCACATGAAGATACAAAGATTCAATCAATGAGTTTTTCTCCTTTTGTTGCTTACCAAATATTAACTAATAATCATAACTTCTCAAAGATAAAAGTTGTAATTAGTGAAGGTAAAAATAGAGAACTAAGAAGATTCTTTTCTCACTTTGGTTTAAATGTTATGGATTTAAAAAGATTAGATTTTGGTGGAGTTTCTTTAAACAATTTGCCAACAGGTAAAAGTAGATTCCTTTCAAAAGAAGAGTATAGAAATTTAAGAGAGTATTTAAAAACATTAGATAATGATTGATTTAGCAAACCAATTAAGACCAACAAGTTTAGATAACTTTGTTGGTCAAAGCCATATAATTGGAAAAGATAAAGCTTTATATAAACTATTAATGAAAAAAGAGATTCCACATCTTTTTTTTTATGGAAAGCCAGGAACTGGAAAAACTACACTTGCAAAAATTATTGCAAAGCATATAAATAGTGATTATTATTATTTTAATGCAACTTCTATTAAGGTTGAAGAATTAAGGAAAGTATTTGACAAATACAAGAATTCATTAATAAAACCTATAGTATTCATAGATGAAGTACACAGACTCTCAAAAAATCAACAAGAAGTTCTTCTTCCTATTATGGAAAATTATGCTGCTATTATTATAGGTGCAAGTACTGAAAATCCATTTTTTACTTTAACTTCTGCTATTCGTTCACGATCATTTTTATATGAATTTTTACCATTAACAAATGAAGAGTTAGATGGAATTATAAATGAAGCGATAGAAAATAGTGAAATAGAGTTAAATAAAGAAGCAAGAGAGTATTTAATAGCTTCAAGTAGTGGTGATGCAAGGGCAATGCTGAATTTGCTAAATTTTGCTTCTAAAGTAGAAAATAATATATCTGTAGATTTATTGAAACAATTAAGAAGCAATATTATAGGAGATGGTATAAGTTCAAGTGATTCTCACTATGATTTAGCAAGTGCGATGATTAAATCATTAAGAGGTTCAGATGTTGATGCTGCTTTATACTATTTAGGAAGATTAATAAATGGTGGAGAAAGCGTTGATTTTATAACTAGAAGAATGGTAATTTTTGCAAGTGAAGATATAGGAAATGCAAATCCAAATGCTTTAAATCTAGCAGTAAGTACAATGCATGCCTGCAATAAAATTGGCTATCCAGAGGCTAGAATAATATTAGGTCAATGTGCAATATATTTAGCATCAAGTCCAAAATCTAATAGTTCATATATGGCAATTAATAAAGCAGTAGCTGATATAAAAAATGGTAGAATCTTACAAATACCAAAACATATTGATTCTTTACATAATGGATATAAATATCCACATGATTATGGGGGTTGGGTAGAACAAGAGTATTTACCTGAATCTTTAGTTTATTATGAAAATTATGGTGTTGGTTTTGAAAAAACACTAAATGAGTGGTTACGAAAAATTAAGAGGAAAGATTAATGGATTTACTTCTAAGTTACTATTTATGGATTGTAATTTTCCATATTATGGCAGTTCTATCGTGGATGGCAATGCTTTTTTATCAGCCAAGACTATATGTTTATCATACAGAACACAAAAATAAACCAGATTTTGTTGAAGTTGTAAAAATACAAGAGTATAAAATGTATAAATATATAGGATTACCAGCAATGTGGGCTACAATTATAAGTGGAATACTTATGATTATTTTAAGACCTGATCTACTTAATCTCAATGACCCATGGCTATATGCAAAACTTTTTTTTGCAGGCATTTTAGTAGTCTATTCTTTTTCTTTAGAACACTTTAGAAAAAGATTAGAAATGGGAATCTATCCTAAAAGTGGGAATATATTTAGAGCATATAATGAAGTTCCAACAGTATTATCTCTTTTAATTGTAGGATATGTTATTACAAAAACATTTTCTTTAGCTTTTACTTTAATTACTCTTTTAATAGGAGCATTTATTATATATAAAGTATTAAAACAAACACCAAAAGATGCTTCATGAATTTTGAAAAAGTTTATATATTAGATACAAATATTTTACTTGGTGACGCCCAAAATATATTTAAATTAAGTGATGATAATAAAAATTTAATTGTTTTACCAGAAACAGTATTAGATGAAATAGATACTAAAAAAAGTGGTTTTGATGAGATTAATTTTCAAGCAAGAGAGTTTGCAAGGATTTTAGAAAACTCACAAATAATTAAAAGTGATAAAGTTGAAGATTATAAAGTAGTTAGAGTAAAAATAGAAGATATAACTACAGTAACTATAGATATAATTTCAAAAGATGAATATAATATTAATTCAAAAAATAGTGCAATAAATATAATAAACGATAGAAAAATTTTAGAAATAGCAAAATTTACACAAAAATATTATAAAAACATAGAGTGTAGCTTTTTATCATTAGATATTATGGCAAGAACAAGAGCAATTTCCCTTGATATCAATACAAATGCCCTACTTGGTTCAAATGAAGATGATTTTAATTATGAGTTTATAAAAACAATACAAATACAATTTGAAGATCTTGGAATAATTGATAATTCTAATATTTTAGAATATGATAAAGATCATAAGCCATATAACTTTGCATATTGTTTTAAAGTAAAAGGTTCAGATCAAGTATTACTTGCATGTATAAAGAATAATAAGATTTCTATACTTGATGAAACGGAAATTAGAAATCAAACTATTACTCCATTAAATAAAGAACAATTATTTTTTTCAAATGCTATTTTAAGTCATTATTTTAATGTTTTAATAATCGAGGCAAAAGCTGGAAGTGGTAAGACTTTATTGGCTTTAAGTGGAGCTTTAAAATTAGTAAGACAAAAACATTTTCAAAGAATAATTTATATTAGAAACTCTATTGAGTCTTTAGATAAAGGTGAAGATATAGGCTATTTACCTGGTCTTGAGGAAAAATTTAGAATATATAATCATCCTTTAATGGATAGTTTAGATTATATTATAAGAAGTGAACATAAAAGAAGAGCTTTCAAAAAGAATAATCAAGTTGAAGAATTAGATGATTCAGAAGTAAGCACAAGAATAGAACAATTAATTCAAAACTACTCAATTGAGACAATGTGGGTAGGAGAGATGAGAGGTAGAACTTTATCAAATGCTTTTGTAATAATTGATGAAGCCCAAAATATGTCAAATAAAACAATGCAAATGGTACTTTCAAGAATAGATAACAGTTGTAAAGTAGTAATCTTAGGAAGTAATAAACAAATTGATAATTTTTATGTAAATAAACATACAAATGCATTAACAACACTTTTAAAATCTACACAAAATAAAAGTGATTTAGTAAAACCATTTGCAATTAAACTTGAAAAAGTTTTAAGAGGTCCAATTACAGAATGGGCTGAACAAATCTTTAGCACTGACAATAAATAAATCATTTTAAACAAATTTTAGCAATATTTAGATACCTTTACATAATATAATATGTAAAGGTGTACAAATGAAACTAGTATTTTTAGATAGATCAACTTTAGGGTTTGATATTAATTTAGAGCAATTTAATCAATTTGGTGAAGTGGTACTATATGATAGTACAAAACCAACTGAAACGCTAACTAGAGTAAAAGATGCTGATATAGTAATAACAAATAAGGTTATTATTGATAAAGATATTATGGATAATTCTGATATAAAATTAGTATGCATTGCAGCTACAGGAATGAACAATGTTGACCTAGAATATGCAAAAGAAAAAGGTATCGTTGTTAAAAATGTAGCAGGATACTCAACTAATAGTGTAACTCAATTAACATTTGCATATGTATTCCATTTTATTCAAAAACTTAGTTACTATACATCATATGTAAATAATGGTCATTGGCAAAAATCAGAGATCTTCACACATATTGACAAACCATTTTTTGAATTAAAAGACAAAAACTGGGGAATTATTGGATTAGGAAATATTGGAGAAAATGTTGCAAGAATTGCACAG from Malaciobacter molluscorum LMG 25693 includes:
- a CDS encoding replication-associated recombination protein A, yielding MIDLANQLRPTSLDNFVGQSHIIGKDKALYKLLMKKEIPHLFFYGKPGTGKTTLAKIIAKHINSDYYYFNATSIKVEELRKVFDKYKNSLIKPIVFIDEVHRLSKNQQEVLLPIMENYAAIIIGASTENPFFTLTSAIRSRSFLYEFLPLTNEELDGIINEAIENSEIELNKEAREYLIASSSGDARAMLNLLNFASKVENNISVDLLKQLRSNIIGDGISSSDSHYDLASAMIKSLRGSDVDAALYYLGRLINGGESVDFITRRMVIFASEDIGNANPNALNLAVSTMHACNKIGYPEARIILGQCAIYLASSPKSNSSYMAINKAVADIKNGRILQIPKHIDSLHNGYKYPHDYGGWVEQEYLPESLVYYENYGVGFEKTLNEWLRKIKRKD
- a CDS encoding CopD family protein, which gives rise to MDLLLSYYLWIVIFHIMAVLSWMAMLFYQPRLYVYHTEHKNKPDFVEVVKIQEYKMYKYIGLPAMWATIISGILMIILRPDLLNLNDPWLYAKLFFAGILVVYSFSLEHFRKRLEMGIYPKSGNIFRAYNEVPTVLSLLIVGYVITKTFSLAFTLITLLIGAFIIYKVLKQTPKDAS
- a CDS encoding PhoH family protein, with the translated sequence MNFEKVYILDTNILLGDAQNIFKLSDDNKNLIVLPETVLDEIDTKKSGFDEINFQAREFARILENSQIIKSDKVEDYKVVRVKIEDITTVTIDIISKDEYNINSKNSAINIINDRKILEIAKFTQKYYKNIECSFLSLDIMARTRAISLDINTNALLGSNEDDFNYEFIKTIQIQFEDLGIIDNSNILEYDKDHKPYNFAYCFKVKGSDQVLLACIKNNKISILDETEIRNQTITPLNKEQLFFSNAILSHYFNVLIIEAKAGSGKTLLALSGALKLVRQKHFQRIIYIRNSIESLDKGEDIGYLPGLEEKFRIYNHPLMDSLDYIIRSEHKRRAFKKNNQVEELDDSEVSTRIEQLIQNYSIETMWVGEMRGRTLSNAFVIIDEAQNMSNKTMQMVLSRIDNSCKVVILGSNKQIDNFYVNKHTNALTTLLKSTQNKSDLVKPFAIKLEKVLRGPITEWAEQIFSTDNK
- a CDS encoding KpsF/GutQ family sugar-phosphate isomerase — its product is MNYKELAKEVLLTEANELEIAAQKLDNDEIDFEKVVDLIVNCKGKLIVTGVGKSGLVGTKIAATLASTGTSSFFLHPTEAMHGDLGMIGKEDIVLGISYSGESEELIQILPHLKRFDIPLIAMARHKESTLGKYADFFININVTKEACPLDTAPTSSTTLTMAMGDVLAVCLMKKREFKKEDFASFHPGGSLGKQLFVKVDDLLRKENLPVVSRETKLKDAIVTMSEGRIGSVIVVDENQKVIALLSDGDLRRALMSDDFSLDCSIEKVATKNPKLINDKNLLASDALHIIEDYKIQLLIVVDSSENLVGVLHIHDLIEAGIK
- a CDS encoding D-2-hydroxyacid dehydrogenase translates to MKLVFLDRSTLGFDINLEQFNQFGEVVLYDSTKPTETLTRVKDADIVITNKVIIDKDIMDNSDIKLVCIAATGMNNVDLEYAKEKGIVVKNVAGYSTNSVTQLTFAYVFHFIQKLSYYTSYVNNGHWQKSEIFTHIDKPFFELKDKNWGIIGLGNIGENVARIAQSFGCNVSYYSTSGNNTNTSYEQKNLETLLKESDIISIHCPLNETTTNLLNKTNLPLIKDGAILMNLGRGGIINELDLATIIDTKELYCGIDVVSKEPIEQTSPLLKVQNKDRLALTPHIGWASVESRNELIKLIVMNIHEFVN
- a CDS encoding pseudouridine synthase, with translation MPTENKKNETVELIRLNKFLSHNSKYSRREADKLIEDGRVSVNSKVVKNLATKVTENDLVKIDKQVIKIDKERMYTVIVYNKPKGELVTKNDPQGRRTIYHTLGSKYKHYLPIGRLDYASEGVILLSDSVDVVNALMHSNLERVYKLKVDGEINYKVEEAMKNGLDLDDATLGAHEDTKIQSMSFSPFVAYQILTNNHNFSKIKVVISEGKNRELRRFFSHFGLNVMDLKRLDFGGVSLNNLPTGKSRFLSKEEYRNLREYLKTLDND